Part of the Drosophila santomea strain STO CAGO 1482 chromosome 2L, Prin_Dsan_1.1, whole genome shotgun sequence genome is shown below.
CAACTTCTTTAGCTTGGCGTGCGACATCTTGACCTCGCTGATCTCCTTGTTGCGCTCCGAAAGTTCCTGCTGCAGTGCTCGCAGCTCCACGTCATTTGCTTGCATGGGTCGGCACTTACGATCAGACCGTTCCTGGTAGTCTCGCAGTTCTGCGCGCAGTTTCTTGTTGTCCCGCTCCATGGCCAATTTCTCGGACTCCAGTCGCTCGCGCTTGCCCCATTCGGAGGCGTTCTCCGCCTGCAGATGCTCCAGCTCAGTGCGAAGCTCCGTGAGGCTAACATAAATGCATGATTAGACTCTAGCCAAAGTATTAAAGGCATTTTTGCTTACCGGCGCTCGAGATTCTCACGGGCGGCAATCTCCTCCTGCAGCGAGTTGTTCACTATACGCATCTCAGCACGGTGTTGCTCTTGAAGAGTTAAGAGTTCGCGCACTGCCTCCTGCTTGGCCGAGCGCATCTCCTCTTGACGTCCGCGCACATCCTGAATCTCCAGCGTCAGTTTCTCAATGCTCTTGTGCAGCTCATGCTTTTCACTGCAAACAAAATCACATTTAACGATATTCGTACGTTATTGGAATATAGATTACTCACTCCCTTTCCGCTTGAAGAGTTTTCTGAGCCTCGTCGAGGCGCAATTGGAGCATGGATATTTTTTGCAGCAAGTAGTCCTCGTCAAAGTCATCCTTGGACAATTGCTGAATGAGGCGCTTCTCCTCGGCAGCCGCCGCTTCATCCAACTCGGTCAGATGCTTGGGCATAGCCCCCTTCATAGCGAACTCCTCAATGTCTAGATCCTTGACATCATTGGTCAGCTTGGTAACCAAGCCGTCCTCGCTATTGATATTCTTTAAGCCATCCGAGGAGATGTCCGGCGAGCAGTTGGCATCCCGTCCGTTGGCCTCCGCATCCTCGCTGGTGTCGGCCCGATGAAACTGCCCGGCGTGCTTCATCATCAGCGTGTGCACTTTCTCCATTTCCTTCTTCAGCTGCGTGATCTGCAACTCGAGATCGTTCTTCTCCCGCTTTAGGGAGTGGGCTTCCTTCATGGCGCCGTCCAGTTTGAGGCTCAGCTGCTTGGACTCCTCTCTGGCCTTATTCCGCTCGTTGCGGACCtgcgaaaagtgaaaagttttgTTATTGGATACCGGCGATATTGACCCAACTTGAAAGCCATGGCAACCGGATTACCTTACTCCACTTCTCCCGCCAGTTGGCAGTGCAGTCGGACCTAAAACGGTTGATGTTTTGATTAGCAGATAGTTCGGACCAGGAAGAGCTGCTCCACTTACCACCACTTCATGGTTTTCTCCATTTGCGCAGCCCGTGCTCGAGCTTCGTGCAGTTCCCTCTGCCGCTGGGACTGAATATAAAATAGAAGTATAATTGCTGGGCACAGTAGTAAGCATCCCACACCGATACGTACCTCTCGAGCCTCCCATTCCGTTTCTCCATATCTAGCCGACATGGTGGTCCCGATGACGCCCACGCCGCCCACTTCATTGCGTCTGCTGCCGCCCACCGGTGCAGCGGTTGCACTTTGCGTCGTTGATGCCGCCTGCGACATTTCGTTGTTGTGCTTTCTGAAGTCCTCTGCTTGTTGCCTTTAGTGCATCACAACTTCCTAACTGATCTGTTGCATTGTGGGCGtgtttttgcaatattttGGACCAAAGCTAAATGCGaatacagaaaataaaattcgaGAATGCCAACAGCTGTTGTTTACTAGTCGCTGTGAATGTCCAAACTGCAATGGTGGTAGGGCTGTCAGGTGCCTTTAAGCAAATAGatggaaacaatttttttatatgatttaattatattcatatttttattctatcatgcattaatttataataaacaatattagataaaatatatttatcttATTTCAAGCCTTCACATAGATTTTAATGAATGCCCCACATGCTGATTTTGAATACTTGACAACCCTTAACCGAGAGCGCGTAAAGGTCACACTAAATAAGTCGCCGCTTTTTTCTGCAATTGTTGTTATATTTGCTGACTGAAAACCACCATTAAATCATGGCCAAACATCATCCGGATCTGATTTTCTGCCGCAAGCAGCCCGGCGTGGGTAAGTTCTCAAGTTAAAGCCGTTAAAAGTCTCCAGGCGATTCAATAATTTCATCTTTTTCCCCATCCCATGCGGCAGCCATTGGACGCCTGTGCGAAAAGGATGACGGAAAGTGTGTGATCTGCGACTCCTACGTGCGGCCGTGCACCTTGGTGCGAATCTGCGACGAGTGCAACTACGGATCCTACCAGGGCAGGTGCGTCATCTGCGGCGGACCCGGCGTTTCCGATGCCTACTACTGCAAGTCCTGCACCATTCAGGAAAAGGACGTGAGTTTGCCAGTCATTCCTGGTGCATTCCGTGCCATTAATTGGTATCTTGGTTTTTTATAGCGCGACGGATGCCCCAAAATCGTGAATCTGGGTAGCTCCAAGACTGACCTGTTCTACGAACGCAAGAAATATGGCTTCAAACAGAAGTGAGTACCCAGAACAGTAATCGAACATATAAAATCCACCCTTATACTTTGTTTTCTCATTACAGCTATTGAAGTGCTCTCCGCTACCTCATACATTTctaataaatttttattgtagtttaatacataaacaaaaggttttgatatatgaatatttggaATTTCTTCTTATGTCTAGATAGCGAGCAGTTTCTCCCCGCCCTCAACGTCGTACTGCAGGCACAGGCGGTCGAATTCCGCTGACTTCTTGTCCAGATCGGTGACAAAGTCGCTCTTGGGATAGAACTGCCTTAGCTGCTCTAGGTTCCGGTTGATGGCCTCTGTCGGTTTGGCCGTAAGGTGGGCATGCACCATCAGATTGATCAGGGTGTCGTAATCGTTGTGCTTCTTTAGTAGAGATTCACGCAGCACAGAATCAGCCTCCTCATACCGCTCCAGACCCAAATGCACGACTGCTTGGCCGTTCAGCAGCGCTGGAGTAGGCTTGAACTTTTCACAGAACTCCTGGTATATGTGAAAGGCGTCCTGCATCTGTTCCGTGCCCTGTGCGAGGGCCACCCACGCCTGAGCGAGCTGAGTCAGCGTAGCGTCGTCGCTGATCTCCTGCATCTTGGCCACCAGCTGCTTGGCCAGATCAACGCGCTGCAGGCGGAGCAAGCACTGGACCGACAGAGCCATGGACTCCAAATTGGTGGAACCGTGCAGGATCTTCAGTGCGTTCTCGAACTGCCCGTCGTGGCAGTAGACGATGGCGGTGGCAAGGTGCCAGATGTTTGTCTCATCCTCCTCTCCGGCCACCTTGTCCGTGAGTTTCTCCAGTAGCTCCTCAGTCCTCGAAGGCTGCTCAAAGGCTTCATGCACCAGACGCAAGGCCTGCAGGGGCGTGGAGTTTCCCTCCTTGATGTCCGAGGCCACGATGCGTCCGGAATCGATGGCCAAGTAAGAGAGGTACATGTATGACAGGAGCTCCGGTCCCGCGGTGCCCTGCTCGGGCAGCACGAAGTTGATCGAGCCCATGAAGTTGCCGATGTAGTACTCGTTGCGGGCATCGAAAAGCACCGAGTTGGTGTCCTCCTCGTTCTGTTGTCGGCTCATTCTCgtgattatttttaaattagctTGGAAAAACAGAATTCTTTTCGGCTGAGTTGGCTTATTTGCCCAAACTTATCGGTGCCTATCGTACATCGATATCAGATATGTTATCGTCGAGTTGTCACAGTGTTACCgttgaattaaataaaacccCTAACACAAATCGCATCTGGCAGCgctttttttgttaaaaaattatttttttttgtaatttttgaaccaatttttttttataaacacTATTTCAGCTTCGGAAATTTAGTATATccccttttttatttcatggctatcaataataaaataccaAAATGAAAGATTTTGTTCCTAGAAAGCTTCAAATCTGATTTCAAATCttaaaaaaagtttatcaTTTCGACCCTGGAGCTCAGTGCTGCAAAACGCCATCTCCTACATCAATTCCAGATCCGGTAATTAGTGCGAAAGCTTAATTATACGTTAAAAGCTAACGGTTTGGTTCAACCTTGGCAATCCGGTTTGACTTGAAGCAACTGAGCTCTAATTTTGCATTACGCTGGACCGCAAAGCGCAGTAAGAATAATTTAGCCTACGCCCTAGCTACTTTGCCTTTCTAATCTGTGTTACGAAGTCTCAGTGATTTACTGTCTCTTATCTGGAATGTACAATCCGAGGTGCAAAGACCTTGACCGGGACTATTTCCCCAGCTATCACACGACCAGGTTTCAGGATCAGCCGGAACCGAATTTGGCCATATTGGAGCACTTTGTGCGGGTGACCAAGCAGCGTAAGAACTAGCATTCCCCACGTCAGAGCaccatttaaattttaagtcAAATTTCAGATGAAAGGGATCTGACCGAGAAGCAGGGCATCACTGTGGACCACATGCGCTATGGAGGAGGTCGTCAGTTGGTGGATATGTTCTACAGCGATAGGACCTCCAACCATGCACCGCTGTTCGTCTTCGTGCACGGTGGCTACTGGCAGGAGATGGACATAAGCACGTCCTGCTCGATTGTGGGCCCCCTAGTGCGGCGTGGATACCGTGTGGTCGTCATGGACTACAACCTGTGCCCGGAGGTCACCCTCGAGCGGCTGATGTCCCAGTTCACCGACTTCCTCAACTGGATCTTTGACTACGCCGAAATGACCAACGTGCAGGAGATGACCTTCGCCGGACACTCGGCAGGTGCCCACTTGCTGGCCCAGATACTAATTCGCCCTAATGTGATTTCACCCCAGAGGAGCAAGATGGTGTGGTCTTTGGTCTTCCTGTGCGGCGTCTACGATCTGAGGGAGCTCTGGAACCTGGAATCGGTTAAtcccaaaaatattttggggCTCAACGAGCGGAATGTGGAGTCCGTGTCACCGATGTTGTGGGAATACACCGATGTATCCGTTTGGAACTCCACCAAGATCTATGTGGTGGCCGCAGAGCATGACAGTATCACCTTCATCGAGCAGAGTCGCCACTTTTCTAAGGTGCTGAGAAAGAAGGGCTACAAAGCGAGCTTCACGCTCTTCAAAAACTACGACCACTTCGACATCATCGAAGAGACGGCCATCGATGAATCGGATGTATGCCGTTTCCTGCGCAACATTCAAATTGAATAAACCGAGCGCAGTTTTGCTTTCTGTCATCATTTCTCATCGTTCCGTTTATTTTCTACGACTAACTTAGACTAGTAGTATTCCGTATATACACTACCGTAGTTTTGTGGCTTGTACCCAAAGGTAGGGGACTTTACAATAAATAAGCGTGGTGGAACTGGTAACAAAGCAACCACAAAAATGTACGGGCGATAGTCATCTTTGAACATCTTTATGTACATTTAAAGATTTacgagaaatttaaaaactgGATGAAATTTGCAATAGTCGCTcgaatttgaaataaaatctgcatgaaaaaacaaatataaaattttatgatttttatgaTTGATGTTGAGAAATAACTATTCGTCCCACCGCATTTTTGTTAGTAAGAAGAGTAGAACAATTCAGAAACAAACTGAACATATTGAATAAATAACTTAACTAGGGCTGCGGGTACAACCGTTTCTATGACTCCTCATCTGAAATGATAATCTGGTCGGCAATGACAGGCTTAGCACTCGGTATGGGATGGGGTTTTCTGTGCGGATCCTGCCCATGGACGAAATTGGCGTTCAGACTAGAGACGGACATAATCTTAAGCCTGCCGTTGGGCGTGGCTTCGTCATTCTTTTTGCCAGTCTCGTCTCTCGTTATATCTATCACATCCTCCTCGGCGAGCGGTAAGGCATCTCTCTTTGGTGATGTTACTGCTTCCACTTCGGAGTCGGTATCGCTCACATCACCGTTCGCTTGGAAGTTATTAACAAATTCCTCAACATCGTCGTCCTCCGTGTCAGATTCCTCCTCCGAGTCATCTCCGTCGTCGTCAATATTAAAGATCCGTCCATTAATCGGGCGCCTTTTTCCTATCACCTTTCCACGAGCTGCCGGACTCTTCTTTAAAGAGGCGAGAGCGGCCGCTTTAGCTGCTGCCTGAGCACTTGTGCAGGGCTCGTCGTCGTCTTGCGCCAAAGCAGCCAGCTTGGCGGCCTCCTCGTCCGCTTTAACCTGCTTCAACTTTTTCTCCTTCAGTCGCGCCTCCTGACGTTCCTCCGCATTGAGATCCTGCTCTAGGGCATACCTGGAATATTGAATTTAAGTATTAGATTGGAACAGTATTTTGAATCCAGAGCACTGCCGCTGTTGTGGACGCTTGCGATAAGAATTTacagaaaaatgcaaatacaataaaaatatttttcaagtcGAAACCCTATTAAACAGCGCAGTTCTGAAATCCTTGATTTGTGCTCACTTTTCCAAGACATCACTtattttggtttgctttttgttgttttccttCAGCTTGGCTAGCAGCTCAGGATCACTGGAGGCTGGATCTTTTCCGTTTGCTGTGAAATGTGTGACGGTTTCGTAAAGATCATTTTTTCGGCGCGATTGTAGCATTCGACCGACTTTGTTAAAGGCATCGTAGGCTGCAAAATAATAGGTgtgtttaatattaataattaatattaaatgttgAAGTCCACGACATACCGATTCTCTTCATCTCGAACTTGGCTAGTCCAAGTTCCTTTTCCTTGTTGCACTGTTCCAAAATTTGAAGCACATCGTGGTAGTCGGGAAACTCATGCAACTTGTTGACAAAAGCCGAGAGCTTGCGATTGAAGTGTGGATAGTCCGTATCCTTGAATTGGATGGGCTTCTTAAGCTGACGACGGACACTCTTGCTCTCACCGGTTAGATCACAGATTTTCTCATAGATTTGGCAGGCGCGCTTTTTGAAGCGCTCCACCTGAAGATAGCTGGAGTCCTCGTCGTTCAAGTCCACTTCAGCATCGTCCAACATCTTGATTCGCTTAGTAATAGCATGCAGCGTGCGGTTCAAGTGCCGTATGCGCTCTTCCCTCCGCTTATCTTCGCGAGAAACGGGCTCGCAATGCACTACTGTAACCTCCTCTACATCATCGTCCTGCTCTTTCCCCACCATCCTAGTCTGTTCCGGCGCCTTGAACATCTCCGGCTGCTTGGGTGTAAATGATCTAGGAAGTGGGAACTGCATAGCTGACGGCGTTGCCCGTATTGTGGGAAACATGTTGGCCACCATCCGCGCTGCAAGCTCATCAACCACGTACTTTAGGTGTATGTAGACCAGGTTCGACTCGTTTCTGATACTGGACATGGCCACTGTGACCAGCTTGCGAAAGCCACATGACATCACGAAGCTTTCAGGCACACTGTAGTAATACTGGGTTAACTTTCCCCTTACCAGATTATCCATGAAATCCGATTTGTCCACCTCGCGGCACAGCCTCAAAAGTGCCGCGTACTCAGTTGTAAAAGGGGCATTCGCTGCTGGTGATGCCTCAATTGCATTCATAATGGGAGTGTAAGATTCCTTCCTTCTTTTCTCTGGCGGGGTCTCTGGTATTGCATCTAAATCCACTATTTCTGTGATAACAGGAACTGATTTGTTTGGGGGAGCAATCACCACTGCAGGTCTTTTCATTGATCTGGGTTTTTTATCTGTTGGAATCGGATTGATCGATGATTTGTTCACGCCTCCTTGGTCTCCGACCTCCTTGGCCTCCGTCTCCGGCTTATCCGTCGGCGGCGTAGTGGGCGGTGATTCGACTAAGACAATTGTTGGCGCCGAGGACGACTGCAATGGCACGCGatgcttttgctgttgttcGAGATGCCTTCGCCATTCCTCATCGGATTTCTTGAGCACAGTAATGGGCTGGATGCGCTTGACGCTTGCAGTTGGAGTCCTGATCACTGGAGAAATGCTCGCTCCGGGCAAGGAATTCAATTTAAAGGCTGCCGCTTTGGCAAGCTGTTGTTGCTGAAGTCCAGCCGATGGTCCAGCGGGCGGT
Proteins encoded:
- the LOC120444004 gene encoding kynurenine formamidase isoform X1, whose translation is MIYCLLSGMYNPRCKDLDRDYFPSYHTTRFQDQPEPNLAILEHFVRVTKQHERDLTEKQGITVDHMRYGGGRQLVDMFYSDRTSNHAPLFVFVHGGYWQEMDISTSCSIVGPLVRRGYRVVVMDYNLCPEVTLERLMSQFTDFLNWIFDYAEMTNVQEMTFAGHSAGAHLLAQILIRPNVISPQRSKMVWSLVFLCGVYDLRELWNLESVNPKNILGLNERNVESVSPMLWEYTDVSVWNSTKIYVVAAEHDSITFIEQSRHFSKVLRKKGYKASFTLFKNYDHFDIIEETAIDESDVCRFLRNIQIE
- the LOC120444004 gene encoding kynurenine formamidase isoform X2 encodes the protein MYNPRCKDLDRDYFPSYHTTRFQDQPEPNLAILEHFVRVTKQHERDLTEKQGITVDHMRYGGGRQLVDMFYSDRTSNHAPLFVFVHGGYWQEMDISTSCSIVGPLVRRGYRVVVMDYNLCPEVTLERLMSQFTDFLNWIFDYAEMTNVQEMTFAGHSAGAHLLAQILIRPNVISPQRSKMVWSLVFLCGVYDLRELWNLESVNPKNILGLNERNVESVSPMLWEYTDVSVWNSTKIYVVAAEHDSITFIEQSRHFSKVLRKKGYKASFTLFKNYDHFDIIEETAIDESDVCRFLRNIQIE
- the LOC120448793 gene encoding coiled-coil domain-containing protein 102A isoform X1, with the translated sequence MSQAASTTQSATAAPVGGSRRNEVGGVGVIGTTMSARYGETEWEARESQRQRELHEARARAAQMEKTMKWWSDCTANWREKWSKVRNERNKAREESKQLSLKLDGAMKEAHSLKREKNDLELQITQLKKEMEKVHTLMMKHAGQFHRADTSEDAEANGRDANCSPDISSDGLKNINSEDGLVTKLTNDVKDLDIEEFAMKGAMPKHLTELDEAAAAEEKRLIQQLSKDDFDEDYLLQKISMLQLRLDEAQKTLQAERDEKHELHKSIEKLTLEIQDVRGRQEEMRSAKQEAVRELLTLQEQHRAEMRIVNNSLQEEIAARENLERRLTELRTELEHLQAENASEWGKRERLESEKLAMERDNKKLRAELRDYQERSDRKCRPMQANDVELRALQQELSERNKEISEVKMSHAKLKKLLAETNTELGHAVRRAEQYEAEVKRLRQRVEELKRELAGAEDELDSAVNQVRRLQRSNDELVGQTEGLQVQIQHLQNRRAPSPQLRGMGGVQLRNKIAVELPNDCLPNINDLRQIFDDSQAGLRSSHNGSDAAVHHAASVKRSSHTERTLLQQQQSSAAASAAAAAAAAAAFFDAKPTHLEENIFESKSRNLEFERAKQKFDNPHGQHHHHHQRQRSGNGRYGSAGSNASRANLVLPLKGTTNGGSSSASSKDELNRQLYEKEQSAGAGYARNSINLDGLKVSDDETP
- the LOC120444005 gene encoding coatomer subunit epsilon, with product MSRQQNEEDTNSVLFDARNEYYIGNFMGSINFVLPEQGTAGPELLSYMYLSYLAIDSGRIVASDIKEGNSTPLQALRLVHEAFEQPSRTEELLEKLTDKVAGEEDETNIWHLATAIVYCHDGQFENALKILHGSTNLESMALSVQCLLRLQRVDLAKQLVAKMQEISDDATLTQLAQAWVALAQGTEQMQDAFHIYQEFCEKFKPTPALLNGQAVVHLGLERYEEADSVLRESLLKKHNDYDTLINLMVHAHLTAKPTEAINRNLEQLRQFYPKSDFVTDLDKKSAEFDRLCLQYDVEGGEKLLAI
- the LOC120448793 gene encoding coiled-coil domain-containing protein 102A isoform X2 → MSQAASTTQSATAAPVGGSRRNEVGGVGVIGTTMSARYGETEWEARESQRQRELHEARARAAQMEKTMKWWSDCTANWREKWSKVRNERNKAREESKQLSLKLDGAMKEAHSLKREKNDLELQITQLKKEMEKVHTLMMKHAGQFHRADTSEDAEANGRDANCSPDISSDGLKNINSEDGLVTKLTNDVKDLDIEEFAMKGAMPKHLTELDEAAAAEEKRLIQQLSKDDFDEDYLLQKISMLQLRLDEAQKTLQAERDEKHELHKSIEKLTLEIQDVRGRQEEMRSAKQEAVRELLTLQEQHRAEMRIVNNSLQEEIAARENLERRLTELRTELEHLQAENASEWGKRERLESEKLAMERDNKKLRAELRDYQERSDRKCRPMQANDVELRALQQELSERNKEISEVKMSHAKLKKLLAETNTELGHAVRRAEQYEAEVKRLRQRVEELKRELAGAEDELDSAVNQVRRLQRSNDELVGQTEGLQVQIQHLQNRLRSYGSTSLLLDDETEGNSD
- the LOC120444006 gene encoding PHD finger-like domain-containing protein 5A, yielding MAKHHPDLIFCRKQPGVAIGRLCEKDDGKCVICDSYVRPCTLVRICDECNYGSYQGRCVICGGPGVSDAYYCKSCTIQEKDRDGCPKIVNLGSSKTDLFYERKKYGFKQNY